Proteins from a genomic interval of Chroococcidiopsis thermalis PCC 7203:
- a CDS encoding ABC transporter ATP-binding protein yields the protein MASSTHPLLRLLSYAKPYRTQIGSAIACSILRTLFDLAPAYLIGVAVDVVVERQTSFIARFGIPDVATQLLLLSLLTIATWGLESLTQYGADKLWRNLAQTVQHELRTDAYSHLQQLVLGYFEDRSTGMLLSVLNDDINQLERFLNFGAQDLLSFFTRVFAVGSSFVILAPGISWLAMLPIPLILWGTFAFQSRLADRYDAVRDRAAIISDRLANNLSGIATIKSFTAEDYERSRVYQESDAYRKSNTRAIALSAAFVPLIRFLILLGFVTTLYLGGMEVLGDRLSVGTYGFIVFIVQDLLWPFTELSEILDEYQRAMASIRRVMGLMQTPITMAAGTRSLPMQQVRGEVQIDRVSFTYDGFTPVLKNISLHIRAGASIGIVGATGSGKSTLAKLLRFYEVQQGSIQIDGIDIRSLQLRDLRSCVGWVSQDVFLFHGTVADNIAYGSFSASHEAIADAAKLAEAHEFILELPQGYDTIVGERGQKLSGGQRQRIALAKLNEVIARAILKNPPILILDEATSAVDNETEAAIQKSLTKITQNRTTIAIAHRLSTIRHSDRIYVMDKGEIVEQGKHEELLALDRIYASLWWVQSGSN from the coding sequence ATGGCAAGCTCTACTCACCCTTTACTGCGTCTACTAAGTTATGCCAAACCCTATCGAACTCAAATAGGGAGTGCGATCGCCTGCTCGATTCTTCGCACTTTGTTCGATCTTGCCCCTGCCTATTTAATTGGCGTTGCCGTTGATGTGGTTGTCGAGCGCCAAACTTCGTTCATTGCTCGCTTTGGCATTCCAGATGTCGCGACTCAATTGCTGCTGCTGTCGCTGCTGACAATTGCTACTTGGGGCTTAGAATCGCTGACTCAATACGGAGCCGACAAGTTGTGGCGCAACTTAGCTCAAACCGTGCAACACGAACTGCGAACCGATGCCTACAGCCATTTGCAACAGCTAGTACTAGGTTACTTTGAAGATCGCAGTACCGGAATGCTGCTATCGGTCTTAAACGACGACATCAACCAGCTAGAACGCTTTCTTAACTTTGGCGCTCAAGATCTGCTGAGCTTTTTCACGCGGGTATTCGCTGTAGGCAGCAGTTTTGTCATTCTGGCTCCTGGGATCTCCTGGCTTGCCATGCTGCCCATTCCATTAATTTTGTGGGGGACGTTTGCTTTTCAGTCGCGTTTGGCTGACCGTTACGACGCAGTACGCGATCGCGCTGCCATCATCAGCGATCGCCTAGCTAACAATCTATCGGGCATCGCAACAATCAAAAGCTTCACTGCTGAAGATTACGAACGCAGTCGAGTTTACCAAGAAAGCGATGCCTACCGCAAAAGTAACACGAGGGCGATCGCCCTTTCTGCTGCCTTTGTGCCGCTAATTCGATTTCTGATTTTGCTGGGTTTTGTCACCACGCTGTATCTAGGTGGTATGGAAGTATTGGGCGATCGCCTCAGCGTTGGCACTTACGGCTTTATAGTGTTCATCGTTCAAGATCTGCTATGGCCCTTTACCGAATTGAGCGAAATTCTGGACGAATATCAACGGGCAATGGCATCGATTCGGCGAGTCATGGGATTGATGCAGACACCAATTACAATGGCGGCTGGAACGCGATCTTTGCCGATGCAGCAGGTGCGCGGCGAAGTGCAAATCGATCGCGTGAGTTTCACCTATGACGGCTTTACTCCAGTACTCAAAAACATTTCACTGCACATTCGGGCTGGCGCAAGCATCGGTATTGTTGGCGCGACCGGATCGGGCAAAAGCACGCTAGCCAAGCTGCTACGCTTTTATGAGGTGCAACAGGGCAGCATTCAAATCGATGGAATTGACATTCGATCGCTTCAGTTGCGCGATCTGCGAAGTTGCGTAGGTTGGGTAAGTCAAGATGTGTTTTTATTTCACGGTACGGTAGCAGATAATATCGCCTATGGTAGCTTTAGCGCTAGTCATGAAGCGATCGCTGATGCTGCCAAGTTAGCCGAAGCCCATGAATTTATTCTGGAATTACCACAAGGGTACGATACAATCGTTGGAGAACGGGGACAGAAGCTTTCTGGCGGACAAAGACAGCGAATTGCGTTAGCGAAGCTTAACGAAGTTATCGCCCGTGCCATTCTCAAAAACCCGCCAATACTGATTTTAGATGAAGCAACATCTGCGGTGGACAACGAAACCGAAGCCGCAATTCAAAAATCCTTAACCAAGATTACCCAAAATCGCACGACAATAGCCATTGCTCACCGACTTTCCACAATTCGCCACAGCGATCGCATTTACGTCATGGACAAAGGTGAGATTGTCGAACAGGGCAAACATGAGGAGTTACTAGCACTCGATCGCATTTATGCCAGTCTTTGGTGGGTGCAATCTGGGAGCAACTGA
- a CDS encoding XisI protein, which yields MNESYAKNKPAYGDIEVETIFDTQRNHYQIVHLGWHHNRWVHHCVMHLDIRNGKIWIFYNSTEHDIAADLVILGVPKQDIVLGFYPPFMREMSDYAVG from the coding sequence ATGAATGAGAGCTATGCCAAAAATAAGCCTGCTTACGGTGATATTGAGGTTGAAACTATTTTTGATACGCAGCGAAATCATTATCAGATTGTGCATTTGGGTTGGCATCATAATCGGTGGGTACATCATTGTGTCATGCATCTCGATATTCGGAATGGGAAGATCTGGATTTTTTACAACTCAACAGAGCATGATATTGCTGCCGATTTAGTGATTTTGGGCGTGCCGAAGCAAGATATCGTGCTGGGGTTTTATCCTCCTTTTATGCGAGAAATGAGTGATTATGCAGTGGGTTAG
- a CDS encoding DUF5615 family PIN-like protein, with protein MIRLYLDEDSQDRSLLRALRARNIDAIAVQEPQTEGLIDVEQLRLATKQRRVLYSHNIGDFYQLHTEFIASGEKHSRIALLAQNYSVGEQVRAILEFISNKTAEEMESQLEFLSKYLRS; from the coding sequence ATGATTCGCCTCTATCTCGACGAAGATTCTCAAGATCGCTCGCTCCTAAGAGCGTTGCGTGCCCGTAACATTGATGCGATCGCAGTCCAAGAACCTCAAACCGAAGGCTTAATTGATGTTGAACAGTTACGTTTAGCAACTAAGCAACGGCGAGTTCTCTACAGTCATAACATTGGAGATTTTTACCAGCTCCATACTGAATTCATTGCAAGTGGAGAAAAACACTCAAGAATCGCCCTCCTTGCCCAAAATTACTCAGTCGGGGAGCAAGTTCGAGCGATTCTGGAATTCATCTCAAACAAGACAGCTGAAGAGATGGAAAGCCAACTGGAGTTTCTCAGCAAATACTTGAGAAGCTAA
- a CDS encoding DUF433 domain-containing protein produces MTTTTVDIGTLIDRTPGLHGGVPHISGKGVTVRRIVSWYKRGLAAEEIGDRIGNITLAEVYAALAYYHANVAEIEADIAHQAAEDQRLEKLDRSSTRSMA; encoded by the coding sequence ATGACAACAACCACAGTAGATATTGGCACTTTGATCGACCGCACCCCAGGACTCCACGGCGGTGTCCCGCACATTTCAGGTAAAGGCGTAACGGTTCGACGCATAGTTTCCTGGTACAAGCGGGGGCTAGCGGCTGAGGAAATTGGCGATCGCATCGGAAATATTACGCTTGCCGAAGTTTACGCCGCTCTTGCCTATTACCACGCTAATGTTGCCGAAATCGAAGCTGATATTGCTCATCAAGCAGCAGAAGACCAACGCCTTGAAAAGTTAGATCGATCTTCTACAAGATCGATGGCATAG
- a CDS encoding type II toxin-antitoxin system VapC family toxin, producing MKILYDTSVLIAALLVEHTSHNLAFPKLELARRGEVKGYISTHSLAEIYAVITRLPQPLRVLPAEAEVAIADLLEYLEPVPLLTQEYQKAIALMTTQKLGGGGIFDAVIAQAALKVEADCILTLNPKDFTRLGDEIAVRVQMPE from the coding sequence ATGAAAATTTTGTACGATACATCTGTGTTAATTGCAGCTTTGTTGGTTGAACATACCAGTCACAATTTAGCTTTTCCTAAACTTGAACTAGCGCGACGGGGAGAGGTAAAGGGTTACATTTCAACTCATAGTTTGGCGGAAATTTATGCTGTAATTACTCGTTTGCCTCAACCCTTAAGAGTGTTGCCTGCTGAAGCAGAGGTAGCGATCGCAGACCTTTTAGAATATCTAGAGCCTGTGCCGTTATTGACGCAAGAGTATCAGAAGGCAATTGCGTTGATGACGACGCAAAAGCTCGGAGGTGGGGGTATTTTTGATGCAGTCATTGCTCAGGCTGCTTTAAAGGTTGAAGCCGATTGCATTTTGACATTAAATCCTAAAGATTTTACACGCCTGGGAGACGAGATTGCGGTTCGAGTACAGATGCCTGAGTGA
- a CDS encoding iron-siderophore ABC transporter substrate-binding protein, with the protein MTTACYSPVIQKYNIPITSSPGCRIVQHRLGETCIPVKPKRIIALDPRYLVDPVLALGIQPIGMATSIVRGKESLDGLTPDDTKSILNVGDAFNPSLEKILKLKPDLILAMDFAHKNIYKKLSEIAPTVLVNYEENTSFKKNLLYLAQLLDKEVEANELLLQYQTRIKKLRKQLSCKPQEIEVTVLIYYQGAFVITKSAHTSHEIFSDIGLTNKINLNSNEVISVEILNQYDADILFIMDHDGKSKPFFLKHPLIASLNAVKNNRAYFVDAIKWSANGPLGVNRMLDDIFKYLPQKSYAAPHQFRVK; encoded by the coding sequence GTGACTACAGCTTGCTATAGTCCAGTTATCCAGAAGTATAATATTCCAATAACTAGTTCTCCTGGCTGTCGAATCGTTCAACATAGGCTAGGAGAAACCTGTATTCCAGTAAAACCGAAACGCATAATCGCATTAGACCCTAGATATCTAGTCGATCCTGTACTGGCTCTTGGGATTCAACCGATTGGAATGGCAACCTCTATCGTTCGAGGAAAAGAATCACTCGATGGATTAACCCCAGATGATACTAAATCGATCCTAAATGTTGGAGATGCGTTCAATCCTTCCTTAGAAAAGATTCTCAAACTTAAACCAGATTTAATTTTAGCAATGGATTTTGCCCATAAAAACATTTACAAAAAGCTATCAGAGATTGCGCCCACAGTTTTAGTTAATTATGAAGAAAACACTTCTTTTAAAAAGAATTTACTTTACCTCGCTCAACTTCTTGATAAAGAAGTAGAAGCAAATGAATTACTTTTACAATATCAAACTCGGATTAAAAAATTAAGAAAACAGTTGAGTTGCAAGCCACAAGAAATAGAAGTTACTGTACTTATCTACTACCAAGGTGCATTTGTAATTACAAAGTCCGCACATACTTCTCATGAGATTTTTTCTGACATCGGCTTAACGAATAAGATTAATTTAAATAGCAATGAAGTAATTAGTGTTGAAATCCTGAATCAATACGATGCTGATATCTTATTTATCATGGATCATGATGGCAAGTCAAAACCATTCTTTTTGAAACACCCATTAATAGCCTCTCTCAATGCCGTTAAAAATAATCGAGCTTACTTCGTCGATGCAATTAAGTGGAGCGCCAACGGACCTTTAGGAGTAAACAGAATGTTAGATGATATTTTTAAGTACCTCCCACAAAAATCATATGCAGCACCTCACCAATTTAGGGTAAAGTAA
- a CDS encoding TonB-dependent siderophore receptor: MSLERLSVRLFLAIGVASAIALLLGTPAKGEEVGDIREANKNLPQLSEIESLATSAQTLVQTPSDPSSVAPDQGNPSSVPPYQGGKQGGVVSITGVVANPTDKGVEIILQTTQGKALQPVTLALGKTYIANIPNAVLALPQGGFRQDNPASGITLVRVTQATTNSIRVAVTGEAALPQVQLYDAPNEGLIFSFTPGTSAAQTPPAPEGETQPEKPLADEQEIVVTDEQDGYNVPNTSTATRTDTPLRDIPQSIQVVPQQVIEDRNVRTVTEALETVSGVTPGSRSYGGAPITNKIIRGFDQAGTGVVNFRDGFPDGDFYVLSPIETVERVEVLKGPASVLFGAGEPGGIVNTVTKKPLSDPYYKLAFEAGNYGFYQPSIDLSGPLNNNKTALYRFITSYQGSSDFQDFANRGLTTIAPSLTFKIGEKTNLNLYYEYTRLSGYPASGLGNAVFLSDGSLTPRDFATYYPSLSQVDTTSQRFGYILNHKFNDNWQIRNNVAINITRFGEDVASGTTLIDDRFLDEFNVSTAVFERNNYFGQIDLLGKFITGSILHQVLAGFDFDRFSNVGDRISADTPLPPLDIRNPNYDIPKPTYSTRLTFSDFDLVRRSYGVYLQDQIALGDRLKFLIGGRYDWASTDFEADTDTGGEVIRFPTRNDGAFSPRVGLVYQPSEEISLYASYTRSFAPLSGFDNTSVDEDVTFEPSRGTQYEVGVKADFLDGRLSATLAAYHLTKTNVLTPNPDDPDFSIQTGEQRSQGIELDLTGEILPGWNVTAAYAYTDAEVTEDNATPVGNRLPNVPENQASLWTTYEIQTGDLEGLGFGLGLFYVGARQGDLDNSFEMGDYFRTDAALYYRRGRFNAAINMRNIFDIDAAAFAYSPTNVERTEPFTIVGSISWEF; encoded by the coding sequence ATGAGCCTAGAGCGGTTGTCGGTGCGGTTGTTTTTGGCGATCGGGGTGGCAAGTGCGATCGCGCTTTTGCTTGGTACTCCTGCGAAAGGCGAGGAAGTAGGAGATATTCGAGAAGCTAACAAAAATCTTCCCCAACTGAGCGAAATCGAGAGTCTCGCGACCAGCGCTCAAACACTCGTACAAACACCGAGCGACCCCTCTTCTGTTGCCCCTGACCAAGGGAACCCCTCTTCCGTCCCCCCTTACCAAGGGGGGAAACAGGGGGGTGTTGTATCAATTACAGGAGTGGTAGCGAATCCTACCGACAAAGGTGTAGAGATAATTCTACAAACCACTCAAGGAAAAGCACTCCAGCCTGTAACTCTGGCTTTAGGCAAAACCTATATTGCAAATATTCCTAATGCCGTGCTAGCACTTCCCCAAGGGGGATTTCGTCAAGATAATCCCGCCAGTGGCATTACTCTTGTGAGAGTGACTCAGGCTACTACCAACAGTATACGAGTCGCTGTGACAGGGGAAGCCGCTTTGCCACAAGTGCAGTTGTATGACGCTCCAAATGAAGGATTAATTTTTAGCTTTACACCAGGTACATCTGCCGCCCAGACTCCGCCAGCGCCAGAGGGTGAAACCCAGCCAGAAAAACCATTGGCTGACGAGCAGGAAATTGTGGTGACGGATGAGCAAGATGGGTATAATGTGCCAAATACTTCTACGGCAACGCGGACTGATACGCCATTACGAGATATTCCCCAATCGATTCAGGTCGTGCCGCAACAAGTTATTGAAGACCGCAATGTGAGAACTGTAACTGAGGCACTGGAAACCGTCAGCGGTGTAACTCCTGGAAGCAGAAGCTATGGTGGTGCGCCGATTACAAACAAAATTATCAGAGGATTTGACCAAGCGGGAACGGGCGTTGTAAATTTTCGAGATGGCTTTCCAGACGGTGATTTCTATGTCCTGTCACCCATTGAGACGGTCGAGCGAGTGGAAGTCCTCAAAGGACCTGCTTCAGTCTTGTTTGGTGCTGGGGAGCCAGGTGGTATTGTTAACACGGTGACTAAAAAACCCCTGAGTGACCCCTACTACAAGCTCGCGTTTGAGGCAGGAAATTATGGATTTTATCAACCCAGCATCGATTTATCAGGACCCTTGAATAATAACAAAACGGCACTGTATCGATTTATCACCAGCTATCAAGGTTCAAGTGATTTTCAAGATTTTGCCAATAGAGGACTGACGACGATCGCGCCTTCCCTTACCTTCAAGATCGGCGAAAAGACAAATCTGAATCTTTACTATGAGTACACTCGTCTTTCTGGCTACCCTGCTTCTGGTCTCGGTAATGCTGTATTTCTAAGCGATGGCAGCTTAACACCTAGAGACTTTGCCACCTACTATCCGAGCTTAAGCCAGGTCGATACCACTTCTCAAAGGTTTGGATACATCCTAAATCACAAATTTAACGATAACTGGCAGATTCGGAATAATGTTGCCATAAATATTACTCGTTTTGGAGAGGATGTAGCTTCTGGTACAACACTAATAGACGACCGCTTTTTGGATGAGTTCAATGTTTCCACAGCTGTCTTTGAGAGAAACAACTATTTCGGACAGATTGACTTGCTTGGCAAGTTTATAACTGGATCGATTTTACATCAGGTCTTAGCGGGTTTTGATTTTGATCGCTTTAGCAATGTTGGCGATCGCATCAGTGCCGATACACCTCTGCCTCCTCTAGATATCCGCAATCCAAATTACGATATCCCAAAACCAACATATTCGACACGTCTGACATTCTCTGATTTCGATCTTGTCAGGAGATCCTACGGCGTTTATCTCCAGGATCAGATCGCTTTGGGCGATCGTTTGAAATTCCTAATCGGCGGTCGCTATGATTGGGCTTCAACTGACTTTGAAGCAGATACCGATACAGGGGGAGAAGTAATTCGCTTTCCAACAAGGAATGATGGTGCTTTCAGCCCGCGTGTCGGCTTGGTCTATCAGCCCAGCGAAGAAATTTCTCTCTATGCCAGCTACACTCGCTCTTTTGCCCCTCTCTCTGGATTCGACAACACAAGTGTAGATGAGGATGTCACCTTTGAACCGTCGAGAGGCACTCAGTATGAAGTCGGGGTTAAAGCTGACTTTCTCGATGGTAGGCTCTCAGCAACTTTGGCAGCCTATCATCTCACTAAGACTAATGTTCTTACACCCAATCCAGATGACCCTGATTTTTCTATTCAGACTGGGGAACAGCGTAGTCAAGGCATCGAGCTAGACCTTACGGGTGAGATTTTGCCTGGTTGGAATGTAACTGCTGCCTATGCTTACACGGATGCAGAAGTCACTGAAGATAACGCCACTCCGGTCGGCAATCGATTACCAAACGTGCCAGAAAATCAAGCTAGCCTCTGGACAACCTATGAGATTCAAACAGGGGATTTAGAAGGTTTAGGCTTTGGTCTGGGGTTGTTTTATGTCGGTGCGCGACAAGGAGATTTGGATAACTCGTTTGAAATGGGGGATTATTTTCGTACTGATGCAGCCCTTTACTACCGGAGAGGTCGTTTTAATGCGGCGATTAATATGCGTAACATATTTGATATAGACGCTGCTGCATTTGCCTATAGCCCCACAAACGTTGAAAGAACCGAACCGTTTACGATCGTTGGTTCCATCAGTTGGGAGTTTTAA
- a CDS encoding helix-turn-helix transcriptional regulator — translation MTPIFTQSDWDGLHEQAPVTCPDNIILDEFEELKGVPDYLGQGYGRGIELLPGVWLNFGDIEYRQDSEVKVSAHEHPIQILIFLSGFLDCNIHPTFDYTRSYLSGSGISPAYLEQYRDPQHLTFVNIEIEPDVMESFFLNDRLRQSDPVKQLFKGEDWKVSFYPQVTPAMRSLALQMWNAPYRGAAKRMYLQGKVFELLAMYLDLIAEDATRNQSAPSLKPETIARLHYAREILTTQFAQPLSLPQLAQQVGLTHRSLQRGFQTLFSMTVMDYLQQRRLEQAKQLLRQGDRTVAEVAMRVGYGHLGNFASAFKRRFGITPSQCLAGKRAIKAD, via the coding sequence ATGACCCCGATCTTCACCCAATCCGACTGGGATGGACTGCACGAGCAGGCTCCTGTTACTTGTCCTGACAATATAATTTTGGATGAGTTTGAGGAACTAAAGGGAGTGCCAGACTACCTGGGACAGGGCTACGGTCGGGGGATAGAATTGTTGCCTGGCGTGTGGTTGAATTTCGGGGATATTGAATATCGCCAAGATTCAGAGGTGAAGGTATCCGCTCACGAGCATCCGATTCAGATTTTAATTTTTCTGTCAGGTTTTCTAGACTGTAATATCCATCCCACATTCGACTATACTCGCAGCTATTTGTCGGGAAGTGGGATTTCGCCTGCCTATCTGGAACAATATCGAGATCCACAGCATTTAACCTTTGTCAATATCGAGATTGAGCCAGACGTGATGGAATCATTTTTCCTCAACGATCGCCTGCGACAGTCCGATCCGGTTAAGCAGTTGTTCAAAGGGGAAGATTGGAAGGTGTCGTTTTATCCTCAAGTCACCCCAGCAATGCGATCGCTAGCTCTCCAAATGTGGAATGCGCCTTATCGGGGTGCGGCAAAACGGATGTATCTTCAAGGCAAGGTGTTTGAACTGTTGGCAATGTACCTTGACCTAATTGCAGAAGATGCAACACGGAATCAATCTGCACCGAGTTTGAAACCAGAGACGATCGCACGGTTGCACTATGCAAGGGAGATTTTGACGACACAATTTGCTCAGCCTCTTTCGTTGCCCCAGTTAGCACAGCAGGTCGGGTTAACCCATCGTTCTCTGCAACGTGGGTTCCAAACTTTATTTAGCATGACAGTGATGGACTATTTGCAGCAGCGACGACTGGAGCAGGCAAAACAGTTATTGCGTCAGGGCGATCGCACGGTGGCTGAGGTGGCGATGCGAGTTGGTTACGGGCATTTGGGGAATTTTGCCAGCGCGTTTAAGCGGCGGTTCGGGATTACACCGAGCCAATGTCTGGCGGGAAAACGGGCGATTAAAGCAGACTGA
- a CDS encoding helix-turn-helix transcriptional regulator, whose product MTIALSDQDYQQLWQEMLCSNISPHTDPADTIWKFPHQLGIGYKRVIQLRGILLEIHNYNLHDDLSVQFQPSSTAECEFGFQISGARHGMRGGQNFLAWGWGTGGTWEALAGEKIVKVDIHLESPSQLISFITSDRQQLPTQLKQLIEGVTHETYEEIGTIATTMQLPLEQILHCPYQGLTRQIYLESKCLELIALQLEQLATPQKCDRSQVLKGNDIDRIHQAREILICKCDRPPSLMELARQVGLNDYKLKLGFRQVFGTTVFGYLHTYRLERSRQLLETGQMSVGEVMRTVGYANRGHFATAFKRRFGVNPKTYLSKQ is encoded by the coding sequence ATGACAATCGCCTTGTCAGACCAGGATTATCAACAACTGTGGCAGGAGATGCTGTGTAGCAATATTTCTCCGCACACCGATCCTGCTGACACGATCTGGAAGTTTCCGCATCAGTTGGGTATTGGGTATAAACGGGTGATTCAGCTGCGGGGTATACTGCTAGAAATTCACAACTATAACTTGCATGACGATTTGAGCGTCCAATTTCAGCCCTCTAGCACTGCTGAATGTGAATTTGGGTTTCAAATTTCGGGTGCGCGTCATGGTATGCGCGGTGGGCAAAACTTTCTTGCTTGGGGTTGGGGGACTGGCGGAACATGGGAAGCTCTAGCAGGAGAAAAAATTGTCAAAGTCGATATTCACCTCGAATCTCCCAGCCAGTTGATAAGTTTTATAACCAGCGATCGCCAACAACTCCCTACGCAATTGAAACAACTCATTGAGGGTGTCACTCATGAAACCTACGAAGAAATTGGCACGATTGCAACTACCATGCAACTACCTCTAGAACAGATTTTGCACTGCCCTTATCAGGGATTAACCAGACAAATCTATCTTGAAAGTAAGTGTCTGGAACTGATAGCACTACAATTAGAACAATTAGCGACACCGCAAAAGTGCGATCGCTCTCAGGTTCTTAAAGGCAACGATATCGATCGCATTCACCAAGCCAGGGAAATTTTAATCTGCAAATGCGATCGCCCACCGTCTTTAATGGAGTTAGCACGACAGGTAGGGCTGAATGACTACAAGCTCAAGCTCGGCTTTCGACAAGTTTTTGGTACTACTGTATTTGGTTATCTACATACTTATCGACTGGAGCGATCGCGCCAATTATTAGAAACGGGGCAGATGAGCGTTGGCGAAGTCATGCGGACAGTAGGTTATGCTAACCGAGGGCATTTTGCCACAGCTTTTAAGCGCAGGTTTGGCGTTAATCCCAAGACTTACTTATCGAAGCAGTGA